The window TATGACAGGAAGATGGGTGTGGTGGGAGTAAGAGGGAGTCCATGAGCTTTTAAATGGGTCACATCTAGGTTTGCATTAAGGCTGTCTCCAGCACTCTGATTGTAAGCAAGTCTTCAGTCCAGTCTGAGTCTCAGTGTCTTTATCTGTAAACTGCAGGTAATTAGAACTAAAAGGTAGCTTGCTAACATcagccacagtgcctggcccaaAAAAAGATGCTCAGCAAGTGAAGCTATTATGAATAGCACTAGTTGGTCAGAAGTGGTGAGCACAAGATGCAGATTCATGCACAATAGAAAAGCACATCTCCTGGGAAGGGGTATACAATCTTGGGAGGTAAGGAATTTAGAGAGACTTAAGAAAATAGGCTGGGGCAGTGGcctctccaaaataaaaaaaaaatcagactggggatgtgactcaatggttaagtgcccctgtataatgatgatgatgatgatgatgacaaatAATAGAGCTTGGGGTTGAAATGGACGAAAGGACCAGAGTGCTCAGGGTATGGAACTTGAAGAGTTACCTAGACTTTTTGGAGGGTTTCCAGCAGGCACAGACTGTCACCAACGTCACAAGGAGGAAGATGCCTCCTGTAGACAAGATGATATACAGGGAGCTTCTTCCTATATGTAGAGAGAAGTGGAGAGGTGAGAGAGACTTCAGAGGGGCAGCAGATGTGGCGGAGAGAGCAGTGGAAGGAAACGAGAAGGACCCTCAGGTAGCATGACTGACTGATAGTGGAACTTGCACAGAGCCCTCTTCCCACCTGTTGCTAGTTGACCCATCTccgctccctctctctccctccaggaTCACTCTCTAGGATGTTCTTTGTCTCAGTGGGCACCTGCCTCTGGGGCGGGCAGTGAGACTCACTGTACACGGTGATCTTGACAGGCAGACTGCGGACCTGGCTGATGGGGTTCTCCACCACACAGCTGTACAGGTCATCGTCCTCCATGAGCACTCGGGTGATAGTGAGCACCTTTTGGTCGGGAGACAGGAGCATTCGCGAGTCATTGAGGAGGGGCTTGCCGTCCTTCAGCCAGGTGTAGCTGGGCTTGGTGCCATTCTCATGAGAGCAGTTCAGGGTGAAGGCCTCACTCAGCTCCAGCACAGTGGTTGAAGCCACTAACACCTGTGGCCTTGAAATGGGCACTGAGCCCCAAAGGTGGAGGAAACTGAGTCATGGGTTAAAAagtttctccctttcccttcttaACTATCTTCTGACACACCATACCATAACTCATTCTGTAGGCTAAGAATACCTTTCAGGGATCATCAGCTAGTTCTTtcccatcattcattcattcatttattcactcactaTTCATTACCTTCTGTAGGCTAAGAATACATTTCAGGGATCATCAGCTAGTTCTTtcccatcattcattcattcatttattcactcactaTTCATTACCTTCTGTAGGCTAAGAAAACCTTTCAGGGATCGTCAGCTAGTTCTTTCccatctttcatttcttcattcattcactcactatTCGTTACCTAATAGGCCCAGGGGAAACAATGCTAAATGACACAGCCATGGTATCTGCTTTTATCCCTGTCTTCCCAAACACCTTTCCAACaccactctgtgtgtgtgtgtgtgtgtgtgtgtgtgtgtgtttatttgttttggtttggtttcggtttttctttttaggtacttaggatcgaacccaggggcactctaccactgagctacatccccagacctttttatttttgttttgagacagggtcttgctaaattgccaaggctggccttgaacttgccatcttcctgtctcagcctcccaagtacctgcaATTTTagggtgtgtgccactgcacctagcaacCACTGGGGTTTGATGTCTTAAATTGACCCcacctggaaaatattttattagaataacCTAGGCCCAACTCCCTGGGCTCAAATTTGGGCTCTGTTAATTTTGTTAACTTGGGCAAATTATTCAACCCTTCTGTGTCTCAATTTCCTCCATCTGGGAGAATAACATTAACTATCCTTAGATTATTATAAGCATTAAATGAGTCGACACATGCAAAGCACTTAGAATAGTTTCTGGCATGTAAAAGGAGTCTATCCACATTAGCTGTGCTCTAAGTTTAACTTATAACACCCAGTGGCTCACTCTCAGCTCCTCAGAGCCTTTGTGCTGGTTTTCCCTGGGTCTAGCTAGTGTGTTACCCCGTCCCAGTCTTCtgtcctgcctccttccctgccaGAATGCTTTACCGTCGACAGTGAGGTTGATGGTCTTCTCCCCAGTGAAAGTGTCATCGGTGATGGAGATCTCCACTTCATAGGTGCCCTCGTCTGCCAGCTGCAGGTCGCTGAGAAGCAGGGAACCATTTTCGAAGAGCCGGATCCGGTCTCGATAGTCAGGTCGTAGGGTACCAATGACCTCTGTGCCGATGGACTGCACCACGGTCACGGGCTTGTCCCTCTTCAGCTGCCACTTCACTACAGGCTTGTCACTGCTGGTGCTGCTGTACTGCACAGAAAGCAGGGCTGACTTCCCCACTGTGCCATGGATCAGACGCACTGGGCTGGTGATGTTCACCCCCTCCAGGGGGTCTGTGAACAGAGGCCCATGGTGGAGAGGATAGAGTAAGGCCCTCAGTTACTTAGCCCACTCCCACCTTTAAGCCCTCCGATCTCCTAAAGCCTCACCCCTTTGGGACTGTCACTCCCTGCCAGTCATTGCTTCTGTCAGTACCATCTCTCCCACAGGAGCTCTGTGCCCTTCTGCTCCTCCCATGGCCCTTTGTTCTTCTTTCACTTGACCTTCTGCCTCTCTGGCACTTTTTCTCATTGCCTTCCCCTTACAGAAGAGTCCACCTAGCCCACACTTCATTCACTTCATTCATATAAGTTTTTATTGAGCAGCTCCTAGGTGCCTGGCCCTTTCCTATGAACTTTAGGATACGTCAAGAGCAAGACGGACAGAAATTCCTACCCCCTGAGGTTTGTAGTTCTTTAGATGTCAAGGTGAATTTgtcatatcttcttttttttttttttttttttttgcggtgctggggatcaaacgtCATATCTTCTTGATCAGGGACGGGGATGGTGGAAGATGGAGATATCATGGGAACATAGATTCACAAGGAAAGGAGTGTCATAAGACACACATAAGACAGTGTCAATAAAGAGGGGGCTTATGGGCCTGAAGACAACATGAGCATTTCCCAGTCATACCAAGAACCTCCCCTATCCTTACCCCAGATACATGAAGTATCTACCTAGACCTTCCAATGCAGAACAGTCCTGCAACTGGGTAGGTAGTTTGGGGAATTCACCCAAACTCTGGCCCAATCTGTATTCCTTACAGAGGAAGGATATGGATGGGCAGAACAAAGAGTTTAGAGTCAGAAGGACCTTGCAAGACTAGGTGCTATCACTTATAGGCTGTGTGAATTTGGGCAATCTTTGTAAGCCTCCattattctcttttataaaataagaataataacaataactcCCTTATCACATTCATAGGAATATAAAGTACAATATGTATATCATTTATTGTTGTGTAGAGAGAACACAAGATTGGGCCTCAGAGATTTGGGCCTTATTGGCCTAGGAGACTTATCTGTTTGGGGCTCAGATTCCCCATAGGTAGTATGAGTAGTAGGTTAGATGGTCTTGCAGATTTATTCCAACCTAGTGATTCTGGGGTTTTTACTGTCTTGTTCATGGACACATCCAATATGATGAGACTTCTTAGGAGCTTAGGAGATTTGGAACAAATGCTGTTTATTGGTGATACCTGGCCAGGTAGAACATTCTAACCACCCAAAAGAGGATGTTCTGGAGAGGATGCCAATTGGGAACAGGAGTGAGTTTAGCTGAATAGACACACACATGCCAGATCTCCAGTCCCTTGGCATCCCCAGCTGCTTCTTTTGACAATCATTGTCTCTGAAGTTTCCTCTTATTCTTATTTCTCACTCCTCACTACTGCAGTTGAGGAAGTTGAGCtggatctttccatttttattcctctCCTTTTGTCTAGAGGGCCCAAACTAAACTAAAAACTTGGTTGTGAAgatcaaagaaaattttatttacaaatcacATTCAATCAATTTTGGGAACAAGTGCTTTGTTAAGTAGTGAGCTCCTTGACTCTGTAAAGTTTAAGGAAAGGCCAATTGGCAACTGCTTCACCTCTCTTGgccttgctttcttcctttgtatAGTGAAGCGGTAGGACCAGATGATTTCTCAAGCTTTCCCAACTCCAATATTCTAGGATCCTTCACCAGCCAGGTATGTTAGAATCCTAAAACCTTAACAGCAGAAAAGACTGTTCTAATGACTACAGGTGCCATAGGTGTATCTGAATGCTATATACTTGTTATGGAATGAAGTCTTAATTTGATAGCAGTAGAATGGACAAAATTAactcttttcaggtattttttgtAAAAGTTCCGACAAAATCTCAtataataatggaaataaatgaaatatggtTCAAGCTCACCTACTTTGGTAAAGGAGTAGTGAGGACCTGACTTCTGTCTTCCCTGATATCTTGGGGAGCTAGTAGGAAACCCTGAAGCTCTGTCTCAGACTGAAATCCATTTGGTCACATGATCCACAATGTTTCTTCCAAATTCTAGTTTCTGTGATTATTTAAATGGTATTCCTACTTAGCAAGTGTGAGGTCTGCTTGATTTGGAAAAGCAAGCTTTTATATTTCCCTGAGTAGGCAAACAGGCTTTAGTATGCATGACTTGAGGTAGTCCTGAGAAAAATTATAGAGCTTCACTAAAGGCCACAGTGGTGGTGATCCAATAGCTGGGGAACATCTATCCCCGCCCTCCTCAAGACACTGTCCAAAACATTGTGGTCTACACATCAGGCTTATATGTGGAGAGACCTCTCAGAGTTTAGCAAAGCTATGTAATGATCCTGTTTGTGGTCTGGATGTAGTTTGTCCTCCAAGGGTTTATGCATGGAAACTTAGTCACCAATGTGGCAGTATTAAGAGGTGTTGAAACGTTTGAGAGGTGGGAGTTGGATAGATTATTGGGGGTACTGATTTTGCAAGGGATTAAAGTAGGTATTGTGGAATCCTGAGTTAATTCTGAATAGAGTAAGTTGTTACCAAAGAATAAAGCTAACTCCTCCCCACTTTCTGGCTTCCCATTttaccatgtgatctctcccacTTGCACATACTCGCTGATTCCATCTGTTATGATATGATACAGTTAAGGGGGGATGGCAGTTGCCAGAGCTGGCACCTTGCTGTTTAGACTTTCTATCTCCAAAGCCATGAActgaataaacctcttttctttataaaatacacagcctcagatattttattatagcaataaaAAACTAACACAGATCCCAAGCCCCAAACCTTGAggtttcttatttccttcttccagGAGGTTGGGCAGTGACATTCCCAGTCTCAAGGGCACCTGGAAGGgattttcctctcccttctatAGTCTCTGGCCTCTCTTGAGCTTCCCTGGCTTCTACTTTTTCTATCCCATTCCAAAGTCCCAGGAGCCCTTTTGTGATGTCTTTCCCcctcaattttgatttttttttttccaatttaaactTGATTATTCTCAGGGGGAAAATTAGAGAAGCTGCAGACTAAGGATTGCCTTAGGCCTTACCCTCTTCTAGGTGGGGTCCTCCTTATGCCTGTGAACGTGCGGATACCCTTGAGTCAAAGGGTTTCATGCCCACGTTTCTAAGTGAATAGAGCAGTTTTTCTCAGAAGCTGACAAACACTGCTTTACTGAGCatacactgttttccaaagactCTAGCCAGAATCAAAATCTGTGTTAAGTTCAGGGTTCTACAACTTTCAAGGGACACAGGGAACTAGGACAGGAGCCAAAGCAGGCCACAGAAATGAGGAAATGGCTAGCAACTCAGATCCAGGGTGGAAATAAAAGAGACTAGGACTATTCAACCTGTAGAGGCAATTAACTTTCAATCATTGTCTCTGAGGTATCATTATGTAGAAAGTCTCCTGTTCCCACCAGAGGCTGAACAAAAGGAAATCAACATCTCAGCAAGCTGTTCCTATCAACCTAAACAATGCAGTGCTGGGTTCAGTCAGAGGTCCCCCCTCAAGTAGGAATTTGACCTGTTGTGACATGGAAGAGAGCCAAGCTTCAAAATATAAGCATGTACCTGCACGGAGCCTCACGTGCCCCTTTTAGCTTCTTCCCTTAAGAAAATCACCATTTCCTCTGTTTTACGGACTTCCTGTGCTGagcaaaattttccttttaacagCATTTGtcttaaatttgacttttaagAAAAGTGCTAGTGGGGTGGTGCCAAACTTGAATTCTTGGATTTGTTCTCTATATACCTTTTCCATACTCTCTAACGCTGAAGGGCAGTT of the Sciurus carolinensis chromosome 11, mSciCar1.2, whole genome shotgun sequence genome contains:
- the Hepacam gene encoding hepatocyte cell adhesion molecule isoform X2, translated to MKRERGALSSASRALRLAPFVYLLLIQPDPLEGVNITSPVRLIHGTVGKSALLSVQYSSTSSDKPVVKWQLKRDKPVTVVQSIGTEVIGTLRPDYRDRIRLFENGSLLLSDLQLADEGTYEVEISITDDTFTGEKTINLTVDVPISRPQVLVASTTVLELSEAFTLNCSHENGTKPSYTWLKDGKPLLNDSRMLLSPDQKVLTITRVLMEDDDLYSCVVENPISQVRSLPVKITVYRRSSLYIILSTGGIFLLVTLVTVCACWKPSKKSRKKRKLEKQNSLEYMDQNDDRLKPEDTLPRSGEQERKNPMALYILKDKDSQETEENPSPESRSATEPGPPGYSVSPPVPGRSPGMPIRSARRYPRSPARSPAAGRTHTSPPRAPSSPGRSRSASRTLRTAGVHIIREQDEAGQVEISA
- the Hepacam gene encoding hepatocyte cell adhesion molecule isoform X1, with amino-acid sequence MKRERGALSSASRALRLAPFVYLLLIQPDPLEGVNITSPVRLIHGTVGKSALLSVQYSSTSSDKPVVKWQLKRDKPVTVVQSIGTEVIGTLRPDYRDRIRLFENGSLLLSDLQLADEGTYEVEISITDDTFTGEKTINLTVDVPISRPQVLVASTTVLELSEAFTLNCSHENGTKPSYTWLKDGKPLLNDSRMLLSPDQKVLTITRVLMEDDDLYSCVVENPISQVRSLPVKITVYRRSSLYIILSTGGIFLLVTLVTVCACWKPSKKSRKKRKLEKQNSLEYMDQNDDRLKPEADTLPRSGEQERKNPMALYILKDKDSQETEENPSPESRSATEPGPPGYSVSPPVPGRSPGMPIRSARRYPRSPARSPAAGRTHTSPPRAPSSPGRSRSASRTLRTAGVHIIREQDEAGQVEISA